A genomic region of Ovis aries strain OAR_USU_Benz2616 breed Rambouillet chromosome 20, ARS-UI_Ramb_v3.0, whole genome shotgun sequence contains the following coding sequences:
- the GPX6 gene encoding glutathione peroxidase 6: MILQLWASCLFPLLLVSLAQLTPKQQQMKVDCYKGVTGTIYEYGALTLNGEEYIQFKQYAGKHVLFVNVATYUGLTAQYPELNALQEELKPFGVVVLGFPCNQFGKQEPAKNSEILMGLKYVRPGGGFVPNFQLFEKGDVNGEKEQKVFTFLKNSCPPTSDLLGSSSQLFWEPMKVHDIRWNFEKFLVGPDGVPVMRWYHRASVSTVKSDMLEYLKQFRSE, encoded by the exons ATGATCCTGCAGCTCTGGGCCTCCTGTCTTTTCCCACTGCTCCTGGTCAGCTTAGCTCAGCTGACTCCGAAGCAGCAACAGATGAAG GTGGATTGCTATAAGGGGGTGACAGGCACCATCTATGAGTATGGAGCCCTCACCCTCAATGGTGAGGAGTATATCCAGTTCAAGCAGTATGCGGGCAAGCATGTCCTGTTTGTCAATGTGGCCACCTATTGAGGCTTGACAGCTCAGTATCCAG AACTGAATGCACTACAGGAGGAGCTGAAGCCTTTCGGTGTAGTTGTGTTGGGCTTTCCCTGCAACCAATTTGGAAAACAAGAGCCAGCAAAGAACTCAGAGATCCTTATGGGGCTCAA GTATGTACGTCCAGGTGGTGGCTTTGTTCCCAATTTTCAGCTCTTTGAGAAAGGGGATGTGaatggagaaaaagaacagaaggtCTTTACCTTCCTGAAG AACTCCTGCCCTCCAACCTCTGATCTTTTGGGCTCATCAAGTCAGCTCTTCTGGGAGCCCATGAAGGTCCATGACATTCGCTGGAACTTTGAGAAGTTTCTAGTGGGGCCTGATGGTGTCCCTGTCATGCGTTGGTACCACCGGGCTTCAGTCAGCACAGTTAAATCAGACATGCTGGAGTACCTGAAGCAGTTCAGAAGCGAATAG